A window from Anaeromyxobacter sp. encodes these proteins:
- the pyk gene encoding pyruvate kinase, protein MRRAKIVATLGPASSSPEVMEQLISHGMDVARLNFSHGRHEDHARTLERLRAACRHLEKPVAALQDLQGPKIRTGPLKAGRAGVALASGEEITITTEGEVKGDEHLVSTTYVHLAEDVKVGDRLLIDDGLLELKVLSTDGVRVRAEVVEGGVLGENKGINLPGVALRTEAMSDKDKADLAFGLANGVDLVALSFVRTPEDVKLCRDLMVRAGRVVPIIAKIEKPEALDRIDDILAAADGLMVARGDLGVEIQPERVPGLQKMLCRKANLAAKPVIIATQMLNSMIEHPRPTRAEASDVANGIWDGADAVMLSGETASGRHPLLAIQMMDRIVREAESGVAPRPAPDHAGPGHAPFNEVTAAAACRAAEASGAAAIACFTLSGTTARLLAHFRPQVPIVAFSPDQATRRRSALYWGVEPKIMEPVKNADLMAEAVAERLVEDGIARPGDRVVLVYGSPMGVPGMTNSIRFHQIPRPGEQSWGRRYSVPI, encoded by the coding sequence ATGCGCCGCGCCAAGATCGTCGCCACCCTCGGGCCCGCCTCGTCGTCTCCGGAGGTGATGGAGCAGCTCATCAGCCACGGCATGGACGTGGCCCGCCTCAACTTCTCGCACGGCCGCCACGAGGACCACGCCCGCACCCTGGAGCGGCTGCGGGCCGCCTGCCGCCACCTGGAGAAGCCGGTGGCCGCCCTGCAGGACCTGCAGGGGCCCAAGATCCGCACCGGCCCGCTCAAGGCCGGCCGGGCCGGCGTGGCCCTGGCCTCGGGCGAGGAGATCACCATCACCACCGAGGGCGAGGTGAAGGGCGACGAGCACCTCGTCTCCACCACCTACGTGCACCTGGCCGAGGACGTGAAGGTGGGCGACCGCCTGCTCATCGACGACGGCCTGCTCGAGCTCAAGGTGCTCTCCACCGACGGCGTGCGGGTCCGGGCCGAGGTGGTGGAGGGGGGCGTGCTCGGCGAGAACAAGGGCATCAACCTGCCCGGCGTGGCGCTGCGCACCGAGGCCATGAGCGACAAGGACAAGGCCGACCTGGCCTTCGGCCTGGCCAACGGCGTGGACCTGGTGGCCCTCTCCTTCGTGCGCACCCCGGAGGACGTCAAGCTGTGCCGCGACCTGATGGTGCGGGCCGGCCGGGTGGTGCCCATCATCGCCAAGATCGAGAAGCCCGAGGCCCTCGACCGCATCGACGACATCCTGGCGGCGGCCGACGGCCTGATGGTGGCCCGCGGCGACCTGGGCGTGGAGATCCAGCCGGAGCGGGTGCCCGGCCTGCAGAAGATGCTGTGCCGCAAGGCCAACCTGGCCGCCAAGCCGGTCATCATCGCCACCCAGATGCTCAACTCCATGATCGAGCACCCGCGCCCCACCCGCGCCGAGGCCAGCGACGTGGCCAACGGCATCTGGGACGGCGCCGACGCGGTCATGCTCTCCGGCGAGACCGCCAGCGGCCGCCACCCGCTGCTGGCCATCCAGATGATGGACCGCATCGTGCGCGAGGCCGAGTCCGGCGTCGCGCCGCGGCCCGCCCCCGACCACGCCGGCCCCGGCCACGCCCCCTTCAACGAGGTGACCGCCGCCGCCGCCTGCCGCGCCGCCGAGGCCTCCGGGGCGGCCGCCATCGCCTGCTTCACCCTGAGCGGCACCACGGCGCGCCTGCTGGCCCACTTCCGGCCGCAGGTGCCCATCGTGGCCTTCTCGCCCGACCAGGCCACCCGGCGGCGCAGCGCCCTCTACTGGGGGGTCGAGCCCAAGATCATGGAGCCGGTGAAGAACGCCGACCTGATGGCCGAGGCGGTGGCCGAGCGGCTGGTGGAGGACGGCATCGCCCGCCCGGGCGACCGGGTGGTGCTGGTGTACGGCTCGCCCATGGGCGTGCCCGGCATGACCAACTCCATCCGCTTCCACCAGATCCCGCGCCCCGGCGAGCAGTCCTGGGGGCGGCGGTACTCCGTGCCCATCTAG
- a CDS encoding aminopeptidase P family protein, translated as MDIPALQRALVEQGLDGWLLYDFHGQNPTALTALGLGGHMLTRRWYYLVPARGEPQLLVHAIELGSFPREVPGQRQAYASWQSLQAALARLVGLLPPGPTVAMEYCPGAAIPYLSRVDAGTLEVIRGLGVTVVSSAELVQHFLCRWTPAQVESHKRALAGIDAAKDAAFERIGELLRRGVEPKETEIQRFLTDRFAEAELTFDHAPIVAVNGHAGDPHYEPSAKTPTPIRKGDLVLIDLWARGTGPDDVYADITWMGFCGDRPAPKMDQIFRVASGGRDKGLETVALAWREGRTLEGWQVDRAVRDHITALGFGDKFIHRTGHSIGVKVHGDGANLDDLETHDTRRLVPGLCFSIEPGIYLPEEGMGVRTEIDVFLSAEGPKTFGKVQQELVRIAC; from the coding sequence ATGGACATCCCGGCCCTGCAGCGCGCCCTCGTCGAGCAGGGACTCGACGGCTGGCTCCTCTACGACTTCCACGGCCAGAACCCCACCGCGCTCACCGCGCTGGGGCTGGGCGGGCACATGCTGACGCGCCGCTGGTACTACCTGGTGCCGGCGCGCGGCGAGCCGCAGCTGCTGGTGCACGCCATCGAGCTCGGCTCCTTCCCCAGGGAGGTGCCGGGCCAGCGGCAGGCCTACGCCTCCTGGCAGTCGCTGCAGGCGGCCCTGGCGCGGCTGGTGGGGCTCTTGCCGCCCGGGCCGACGGTGGCCATGGAGTACTGCCCCGGCGCCGCCATCCCGTACCTCTCCCGGGTGGACGCCGGCACGCTCGAGGTGATCCGCGGCCTGGGCGTGACGGTGGTCTCCTCGGCCGAGCTGGTGCAGCACTTCCTCTGCCGCTGGACCCCGGCGCAGGTGGAGAGCCACAAGCGCGCCCTGGCCGGCATCGACGCCGCCAAGGACGCCGCCTTCGAGCGCATCGGCGAGCTCCTGCGCCGCGGGGTGGAGCCGAAGGAGACCGAGATCCAGCGGTTCCTCACCGACCGCTTCGCCGAGGCCGAGCTCACCTTCGACCACGCCCCCATCGTGGCGGTGAACGGCCACGCCGGCGACCCGCACTACGAGCCCTCGGCGAAGACCCCCACGCCCATCCGCAAGGGCGACCTGGTGCTCATCGACCTGTGGGCGCGCGGCACCGGCCCGGACGACGTCTACGCCGACATCACCTGGATGGGCTTCTGCGGCGACCGGCCGGCCCCGAAGATGGACCAGATCTTCCGGGTGGCCTCGGGCGGCCGCGACAAGGGGCTGGAGACGGTGGCGCTGGCCTGGCGCGAAGGGCGCACGCTGGAGGGCTGGCAGGTGGACCGCGCGGTGCGCGACCACATCACCGCGCTCGGCTTCGGCGACAAGTTCATCCACCGCACCGGCCACTCCATCGGCGTGAAGGTGCACGGCGACGGCGCCAACCTGGACGACCTCGAGACCCATGACACCCGCCGGCTGGTGCCGGGGCTGTGCTTCTCCATCGAGCCGGGCATCTACCTGCCGGAGGAGGGGATGGGGGTGCGCACCGAGATCGACGTCTTCCTCTCCGCCGAGGGGCCGAAGACCTTCGGCAAGGTCCAGCAGGAGCTGGTCCGCATCGCGTGCTGA
- a CDS encoding MBL fold metallo-hydrolase, with amino-acid sequence MSELGAFALPAAAPPAPRSAASVVYWREGPAGLEVYLVLRGATQRFAPGFSAFPGGRRDQEDAAVPVSSPGASDPGDVACAARELFEEVGVLAAAGAPLPGPAALAEARRALLAGQLAFADLLTRHGLSVDGARFEDAGRWVTPGFYPVRFDALFLTCRWREGEAPEVWPGELDGGQFVAAASALEEWRRGDRLFLPPNLWPVRVLARGGPPDTAAMRAPEPAAFRIEYQGGLLQSPLRTPTLPPAAHTNAWLVDLGDATAVVDPGSPWVEEQQRLDARLATLADEGRPAREVWLTHGHADHTGGVAVLAARGLTVRAHPAIAPRLPGLAVEPLREGDLLGGRWRVFETPGHARDHVVFLDEATGALLAGDMHSTLSTVVIDPPEGDMAEYRRQLARLAALPVRALYPAHGPPAADGRGALRASLAHRAAREEKVVWALSRPGTLAEVTARAYDDVPPAIWPVAERSCLAVLLELAAAGRAMESDGSWRARGVATPGGRGS; translated from the coding sequence GTGAGCGAGCTCGGCGCCTTCGCCCTGCCGGCGGCCGCGCCGCCCGCCCCGCGCTCGGCCGCGTCGGTGGTCTACTGGCGCGAGGGGCCGGCCGGGCTGGAGGTCTACCTGGTGCTGCGCGGCGCCACCCAGCGCTTCGCCCCCGGCTTCAGCGCCTTCCCGGGCGGCCGGCGCGACCAGGAGGACGCCGCGGTGCCGGTGTCCTCGCCGGGCGCCAGCGACCCGGGCGACGTGGCCTGCGCCGCCCGCGAGCTCTTCGAGGAGGTGGGGGTGCTGGCCGCCGCCGGCGCCCCGCTGCCGGGGCCCGCCGCCCTGGCCGAGGCCCGCCGCGCGCTGCTGGCCGGGCAGCTCGCCTTCGCCGACCTCCTCACGCGCCACGGGCTCTCGGTGGACGGCGCCCGCTTCGAGGACGCCGGCCGCTGGGTCACCCCCGGCTTCTACCCGGTCCGCTTCGACGCCCTGTTCCTCACCTGCCGCTGGCGGGAGGGGGAGGCGCCCGAGGTCTGGCCGGGCGAGCTCGACGGCGGGCAGTTCGTGGCGGCCGCCAGCGCCCTGGAGGAGTGGCGGCGCGGCGACCGGCTCTTCCTGCCGCCCAACCTCTGGCCGGTGCGGGTGCTGGCCCGCGGCGGCCCGCCGGACACCGCCGCCATGCGCGCGCCGGAGCCGGCCGCCTTCCGCATCGAGTACCAGGGCGGGCTGCTGCAGTCGCCGCTGCGCACCCCCACCCTGCCGCCGGCCGCCCACACCAACGCCTGGCTGGTGGACCTGGGCGACGCCACCGCGGTGGTCGACCCTGGTTCACCCTGGGTGGAGGAGCAGCAGAGGCTCGACGCCCGCCTGGCCACCCTGGCCGACGAGGGGCGCCCGGCGCGCGAGGTCTGGCTCACCCACGGCCACGCCGACCACACCGGCGGGGTGGCGGTGCTGGCGGCGCGCGGGCTCACGGTGCGGGCCCACCCGGCCATCGCGCCCCGGCTGCCGGGGCTGGCCGTCGAGCCCCTCCGCGAGGGCGACCTGCTGGGCGGCCGCTGGCGGGTCTTCGAGACGCCCGGCCACGCCCGCGACCACGTGGTGTTCCTCGACGAGGCCACCGGCGCCCTGCTGGCGGGCGACATGCACTCCACGCTCTCCACCGTGGTCATCGACCCGCCGGAGGGCGACATGGCCGAGTACCGCCGGCAGCTGGCCCGGCTGGCGGCGCTGCCGGTGCGCGCCCTCTACCCGGCGCACGGCCCCCCGGCGGCCGACGGCCGCGGGGCGCTGCGGGCCTCCCTGGCGCACCGCGCCGCCCGCGAGGAGAAGGTGGTCTGGGCGCTGTCGCGGCCGGGGACGCTGGCCGAGGTGACGGCGCGGGCCTACGACGACGTGCCCCCGGCCATCTGGCCGGTGGCCGAGCGCAGCTGCCTGGCGGTGCTGCTGGAGCTGGCGGCGGCGGGTCGGGCCATGGAGTCCGACGGATCCTGGCGGGCGAGAGGTGTGGCCACCCCCGGGGGTAGAGGGTCCTGA